AGATGAGGTTTCGTGTGTTGTTTTATGAGTGCTGAATACTCATTAGAAAAGGGAAGGGGAGTCACACatatttattgtcattattatttcaaCACCATcaataatacataattattaccatttattaaatatgtgcCCTGTGCTAAGCTTTTTATTAAATCTTTTTATACCCCTCCTATGAGCTTTGCAGTACTGTGTTactcaggcccagagagggtaaTGAACTTGCCCAGGGTCGCCCAGTCAGGAAGTGGTGGTGCTGGGCTCAGACTCTGGTCCATCTGACTTCATAGCCACTGTACTAAGTGCTAGAATGAGAGGAGTTATGGAAACTCCAAAACCTCTGCCTtggaggtcagggaaggcttcacgGAGGAGGTGACCTTTCATGGGGCTCAAATGGGTGTAGCAAGGGAGAATGACCCTGCAGGCAGAGGGAGGGACACAAACGTAGGCAGCAGCCACAGGGCTGCCAGGTGGGTTTGGGGGTGGTGAGCTCCGGGCTGCTGGGAGATgtggctgggaggctggggatATATACTGAGTAGTGAGCCAAGGAGGAGTCAGGGCTGCAGGTCTTGCGGCAGACCCAGCACCCAGTGCTGCTCGTGGTTTGGGACCTTCCTAATTCAGCAGTTTTGCCTGTTCGACTCATCCAAAATGCATAACCATCAGGACTTGGTACTTGCTCACCCAGGACAGGAACAATTCCTATCCCCTTCTCAGGCTCCCCCAAGCAGCAACGTCTCCTTGAGGGCAGTCTCCTGCCTCGCTCGGTAGTCTCGATCCAGAATCCCTGTCTCAGTCTCTGGCTGAACTTTCCAAGGTTGAGGCTTCCTTTGAAGTggagggggcggggcagggggggAGTGGGGGTGCACGCATGGATGGCAAGCCTGGAGAGCTGCGGGACCATCCTACTGTCTTGGGGTCAGCCTGGCATGGACTGTCCTGCACCTCTCAACTTTGTGGTCCCAGACGGAATTCCTGGCCACCTTGTTGGCATGGCCCATTGCAGGGGCACCCACCCATCCTGCCATGGCGCTGTCTCCATAGGCTGCACGGGATGGGAGGAGCCGGAGGAGGTGCTGGTGGAGGCCATGGTGAAGCACTACGGGAAGCTCTTCACAGCCAGCCAGGACACGCAGAAGCGCCTCGAGGCATTCTCCCAGATGAGCCAGGCCGTCCACCAGAGCCTGGAGTCTCTAGAGGAGGGTCACAGGGCTCTCATGGCGGTAACAGCTGCCTGAAGTCTGTTCCATTCCCGGTGGCCCAGGGAGCTGGGGGCGTGGGGCCCCCTTTCCTGCGCGCCTGGAGGGTGCCGTGGCATAATGCTGGAGGGCCCTGGGTGGGGCTCTCGCTCCTGAGCCGCCTTCTGTAtcccctttctctcccctctgctGCCTGAGGCTCAGCTCGTGCCTAAAAGTTGTTCTGCGTGGTAAAAAAGCCATGTGTCCTGGATGCAGAGGGACTGGGTCTCagctcccacttcagccacccaCTAGCTGTATGACTAGTTtgtaccctctctgagccttagtttctgcGTCTGTCAAATGGGGGCAACACATTTTAGCTGCTAGGGTCCTTGCGAGGCACCAACACAAACTGCCTCAAAGTCAGTGCCAGAGACATcatttccctccccttcctttgtGGTTATCTCATAATAATTAGGACTTCCGCTGGGAGGGATGGGCACTCCAGGTGGAAGAGCCTGCCCTAACAAAGGCGTGGCATCATGAAGATTCGTGCAGCCACGGGGACCGGGGACTTAGGGATCCCAGAGGAATGATGACGGGCTGGTTGGTTCACTGCAAAGGGCTACTGCGTGGTGTTTGGAGAGAGCATCTGCCCCCTAGTGGCAGTGTTGCAAGCCTGCACCACTTTGTACCATTTGGAGAATGTGATTCATTGATGGGCTGGGCACTGCCTGAAGCACTTTACGTGCTTTATCTCACTTAAATCTCATGCCAGCACCTCCAGGTAGGTGCTGCTATTCCAAAGGCTGGGACTAGAGAAAGGCAAGTCCAGCCATGCTATTCTTCCCATTTTCGGAGAAAAGTAAGCCTCAGAGAAGTGGGGCCACGGGGGTATGTCCTgcgtctgtctgtctttctttctttctttctttctttctttctttctttctttctttctttctttctttctttctttctttctttctttctttctttctttttctttctttNtttctttctttctttctttctttctttctttctttctttctttctttttctttctttctctctctctttctttctctctctttctctctttctttttctttctttcccttccctccttccttccttccttccttccttctttctttttttctctctttctttctctctttctctctctcttcctttccttctttctttcctttttttgggagacagggtctcactctgtcgcccaagctggagtgtagtggcgtgatctcagctcactgcagcctccgcctcccagcctcaagcgattttcctgcctctgcctcctgcgtagctgggattacaggcgtgtgccaccatacccagcctgttcTGTATCTTTCAAATTCCTATCCCACAGGGCCTGGCTGGGAGCATGTGTTAGTtccttctcatgctgctaataaagaaacacctgagactgggtaatttataagaaaaagagggccaggcatggtggctcatgcctgtaatctcagcactttgggaggccaaggcaggcagatcacttgaggtcagcagttcgagattagcccggccaacatgctgaaactccatctctactaaaaatacaaaaattagccagacgtggtggtgcgtgcctataaccccagctaattgggaggttgaagcaggagaatcacttgaacccaggaggtggaggtcgcagtgagccaagattgcaccattgcactccagcctgggcaaaaagagtaagactctgtctcaaaaaaaaaaaaaaaaaaattataaagaaaaagaggtttaatggattcaacttccacatggttggggtggcctgacaatcatggtggaagttgaaggaggagcaaaggcatgtcttacctggtggcaggcaagataacttgtgtaggggaactcccctttataaaatcatcaggaACTGGGGCTCGGGTAAACTCCATCAGCCTGGACAtgcccttttctgcatctctggTGCCTTGAATGGCCCCAGCCACCCAGAAGTGTTCCTTCCTCCTATCCTGTCATTGCATATACTACCCTGGGGACTCAGACCAGGGCACATGCCCTGGAGGGTTTGTTGTACCAAGATGACCCATTCCCTCTGCGTCAGAGCCTCAAGATCCGGCTGTATCAGCTGCAGAAGAAGTGTCACCGCAAGCAGGAGCAGTGGTGGAAGCTGGAGCACAGCATCACTTACCAGAAGGACATTGACTTCgacgcaaacacacacaccagcagCAGCTATAGTGTGAGTCCAGTCTTTCGGCCTGAGGGTGGGgctaggggtggggagggggaagctgATGCCTCCGTCAtcactcccaacacacacacacacacacacagacacacacacagacacacacacacacagacacacagacacacacacacagacacacacacacagagccagacacagagacacacagacacacacacacagacacagacacatacagacacacacacacagacacacacaaacacagacacacacacacagagccagacacatagacacacagacacacacacacagacacatacacacacagacacacacacacagacacacacacacagagccagacacagagacacacagacacacacacagccagacatacacagagacacagacacaacCAGACATATAGACAAACACACACAgccagacacatacacacaaatgcacagagacagacacagccagacacacacagacacacagaaacactGACAcagtcagacacacacacagacacaaacacatgtacagacacacagacatacgCAGAGATATAcatagagacagacacacacacagatgtaccTGCACCACTTACTTCTCCTTGGTGGCAGTTTACTTTCGAAGGACCTCTCTTAGAGGGGTCAAATGTtactttacagatgggaaaactgaggccacAGATACTTCAGGACCGAGCTCTGCCAAGAACCGGAGCCGGGATCCACTGGCCCAGTCCCAGGGCTTCGTGTTGTGCCGAACACTTAGTCCTTGTGTAATGTTTGtggttaataataaaataatggcatttaagTGAGTGGTTATTATGCACTGTCTTCAGCAACCCTGGTGTGTCTCTGATCATTCCAGGCAGCGCTTAGCACAGAGTCTGACCTGGAGTAGGTGTTCTTGAATATTGGTGAATTTTACTCacactcattttacaaatgagaaaaatgaggctcagaaagaaCAAGTCATGGCCAAAGTCCATGGCCATGAATTCCAGGGATTCCAGAATTCAGCTCTTGCACTGCCCCTTGCTGGCCTTGGGAACGTGGTCTGGTCACCGCTGGACCCTGGTTCCTCACCATAAACGGAGGCAACAGTCTATGTTCTTCTGGCCTCAGGGACTGCGGGAGGACACTTGGGACCATGGCTTGGGCACAGGGCTGCACTGGGCACACCTTCTCTGCACAGGATGAGGTCATGGAGTGAGTGTGAGGCCTGCTCAGGTCCAGACTGACTGGGCCTTGGGGGTTCTGAGTTTGAAGACGAGGCTTCCAAGGCAAGGGGCTTAGGGAGGGAGCTGGGGGGGTCACAGTCTACAGAGCCCCTTTGAGGTCTTTCTCTCTAAGCTGCTGCAGCAGACCAGGATCCTGGAAGTCTGAAGTCCAGGACCCCACTCCATGCCCCTTCCCAGTCCTCAGATTCTAACGAGGTGTGGACCCTGATGCCTCCAGCCAGGAAACCCTTCTGAAAGGAGTTAGTCCAACCTCCCTCTTTGCAGGGGAGGATGCTGAGGCTCTGAGGTGGGGAGGAACTCAACCAAGCCCCGCAGGAGAGGAATACAGACCATGATGAGAAGGACACTCCCGGCGTCCCAGCTCTGTCCACGACATTTTGCTAGCTGGAgtgagctggggctggggcaggggcaggggatgCTGGGAGACAGCCTGAGCCGCcgcctccttctctttcttgcaGGATCAGCTGCTCAGCTACATGCAAATGACCATCACCAACATGGCCCGGCAGTGCTGCCCCTCTGCCCACAGCATGCCCAAGAGCATGGATCTCTTCTCCAAGCTCAATCTGATTAAGGTAAGGATAGACAGATGGCTGCGGGGCTCCTGATGGCCCCAGGCAAGCCTCCAACTTGAGCTAGTCCTGCTCCGTAGCTCAGGCTGCATTTGTGTTTAGCCTCCCATCAGCTCTTCTTTCCATAGCTACATGGGTGCCTGGTGCAGTAAGGTCCTAAGGTCTCTATTAGTCTCCCAACAAACCTGAGCACCCACTAGGTGAAGGGTCAGTGTAGAGGGTGCATAGAGGAACTTCCCACCTGGTCTTTATATGTAGCTCCCCTCtgacacatcacacacacacacacacacacacagtatatacCCATCAACATCCACATGTGCTTTCTGCACACCAACACAcatgagacacacacagacaaaccTGCAAACAAGCACACAAACATCAACTTGCACGCACAAAGATGCAAACAGGTATGATCACACTCTTACATATATGAGTACGCTGGCAGCGGGCATTTCAGTGACTGAGGGAGCCTCTTGCACAGGGTCCTCATCTTAAACTTCACACTGTAAGTCCACTGGGCTTCTCTCCTCATCGCCCCCATCAGTCAGGATACTGTTACTGCAGTAACAGAAAACGTGATCAGATTGGCTTTGACAACAGAgcgtgtctttttaaaataataactttattgagatataattcacataccataaaatgtaTCCCTTACAATTATGCACTTTGGTGTTTTCAGTATAGTCAAAATTGCACAGCCATTACCcctgtctaattccagaacatttcatcactcCCAAAAAGATACACTGCATCTGActgctttcatttagcataatgttttcttttttttttttttttttttttttttttttgagacggagtctcgctctgtagcccgggctggagtgcagtggccggatctcagctcactgcaagctccacctcccgggtttacgccattctcctgcctcagcctccggagtggctgggactacaggcgcccgccacctcgcccggctagttttttttttttttgtatttttagtagagacggggtttcaccatgttagccaggatggtctcgatctcctgacctcgtgatccgcccgtctcggcctcccaaagtgctgggattacaggcttgagccaccgcgcccggccagcataatgttttcaaggttcatccatgcccTAGCACGAATCAgtgctttatttttatggctgaatattccatggtatgggcCTATTTGTATGGATAGaacttttgtttatccattcatcagctgatggacatctgggttgtttacATTCCTTAGGTATTATGAAtattgctgctatgaacatttgtgtacaaatttttATGCAGAGATATGTTTTCACCTCTCTTTGGCACATACCTAGGAGTGCAATTTCTGGGTCATCTGTTAACTCTATGTTTAGcatttgaagaactgccaaactcttttccaaaatggctgtaccatttacCATCCCCATGATCAATGTACGatggttccaatttctccacatccttgccaacatttgctaTTGTCAATCTTTTCTAATTTAGCcctcctaatgggtgtgaagtggcatctcattgtggttttgatttgcacttctctgatgactaatgatgttgagtatcttttcatgcaCTTATTGGCCATGTGTATCtctcctttggagaaatatctatttaaattctttgcccattaaaaaatttgattttttttttttttttgggacggagtctcactctgttgcccaggctgaagtgcagtggcgcatcttggctcactgcaaccttgcctcccgggttcaagagattctcctgcctcagcctcccgagtagctagaactacaggcatgcaccaccacacccagctaagttttgtatttttattagagatggggttttactacgttggccaaactggtcgcaaactcctgacctcaagtgatccacctgcctcagcctcccaaagtgctgaggttacaggcatgagccactgtgcccggcctatttgtctttttttagttgagttgtaagaattctttttgCGTTCTGGATATAGGTCCCTTATCAAATATGTGATTGCAAATATTTCCTATCTTGCATGTTATCTTTTTACTATCTTGATGGTGTCTTTGAAGCAcagaagttttgaattttgatggaatccaatttgtttgtttttttgtttgtttgtttgtttgagacagggtctccgtctgtcacccaggctggagtgcagtggcgccatcttggctcactgcagcctccgcctcctgagttcaagtgattctcctgactcagcctccccagtagctgggactacaggcatgcgccgccaccccacgtggctaatttttgtattttttggtagagaatacacctggccatgttggccaggctggtcttgaactcctgacctcaagcgatccacccgcctcggcctcccaaagtgctaagattagaggtgtgagccaccgcatccggccaagAATCCAATAGTTTTACTTTGGGTATGTGTATGTACTTGTCCTTTACGTGTCATATCTAAAAAGACATTGCCTAATCCAGGGTTATGAAGATTTACACCTGTTTCTTGTGAGAAGTTTATAGTTTTTGGTCTACTGtttaggtctgtgattcattttcagttgattttttaatgtaaggtAGGcgtccaatttcattattttgcatgagGATATTCAGTTGTCCTGACACCAGTTGTTTAAAAAGTTCTATTTTTCCCCTTTGAATTTTCTCagtacccttgtcaaaaatcagttgactgtaatatgaaagtttatttctggattctcgaTTCTATTCCATTCATCTCTATgactgtttttatgccagtaccatactgtcttgattactgtggctttgtagtaaatattaaaattgagAAGAGTGAGTCTtcccactttgttcttttctgaGGTCATTTGGCTCCTCTACCAGGGCACATCTTGTGTCATGAGTGGAAGTTTGCTGCCTGGTGGGTTTCAGGCATGGTGTGATCCTAGGCTCAGTGGCATCATCAAAGACCCATCCTTTCCATACTCTACTGTCTGCCACCTCTAGCATTGACTTCATCCTAGGTCAGAACGTGCTTACCTCATTTGAGGCAGGTTCAGTGCAGATGTCCAAACACAGGACACTTAGCTCCCCAGGGACACTGAGGGGCAGGTCTCTTCCCTAGTGTCCAGTGCAACAGTCAGCAGTGAGCAAGCCTGTGGCTCAGTTAAGAAGGTCTTCTCCAGGAACCTCACAGGCAGTATCGAGGCCGCTGTATGGCACAACTCAGTGGGCACCATTCAGTTGAAGTCTGTGTAATTGGCATCCCTAGTTATATACAGCTTGTAACTTATTCATATC
The Theropithecus gelada isolate Dixy chromosome 7b, Tgel_1.0, whole genome shotgun sequence DNA segment above includes these coding regions:
- the CCDC197 gene encoding uncharacterized protein CCDC197, with protein sequence MAAMDTGQRAGPSNPGDKEEDLQGLWQELYQLQAKQKKLKREVEKHKLFEDYLIKVLEKIPEGCTGWEEPEEVLVEAMVKHYGKLFTASQDTQKRLEAFSQMSQAVHQSLESLEEGHRALMASLKIRLYQLQKKCHRKQEQWWKLEHSITYQKDIDFDANTHTSSSYSDQLLSYMQMTITNMARQCCPSAHSMPKSMDLFSKLNLIKDFMLDKMETVRLIALLTEPRGCWSWNSLRDQGLRRHPKPFRKCPRSWVSTPRTPFPRPHASECSSLY